The Apus apus isolate bApuApu2 chromosome 4, bApuApu2.pri.cur, whole genome shotgun sequence genome contains the following window.
GATGCTACTCAGGAGCACTGTGCCCAACATCTCCAGTGCACTGTAAGACTCAGCTGTATGTCCTGTTCCTCAGCAGAGCAAGGAAACCTAGAGGAGACTGTGTGCAGGACTCTCCTCAGTTCTGTTCCCAGACATTTGCCAACTTTTGGGACAGTGTGTTGCAGATATCAGCCACAGGAAACCTGTGAGTCAAGAAAAGTAGCCACTCAAGGGTTGGAGTCTTCCTGAAAATAGCTGCTTGCAGGGATTaagatgtgtttgttttctactttttaatacaaaattacaGATGCCACATTTGTTCTCATCAATTTCAACTTTGCTACTTTGTGGAATTGACAACATTCCAGCTAGATCCCATCAGCTGATTCCTTAGTTGGAAACTCAGTGGGATTTGTCTCTGctgccctttttttcctttgaagaacCCTGCCTCTCTGAAAATGTCAATTGAATTACAGCTCTTTGAATGATACTTCTCACAGACACTGTAGAAATACTGCCTAGTATAACCATTCCTTCAAGTTTCTGTGTACTTTAAATGCTGAAAGACTATGACATGACTACTACTTAGAGTTGGTTTACTGCCTTGTTTGGAAGCATGCTGCTGTGGGAATACAGTAGGActaatttttattccatttgaGAAGTAGATAAAGGGAGGCAAAGAAATGTCACAGGTCATGCACAAACTCTTTGCAAAAATCAAGGTATAGCACTTTTGCTGAAGATGCTCTTCAAGAGCAGATCTGTACTATTCTGATCTGAGCGTAGTGAGGCTGGATTTAGGTCggtttgtttggagttttttcatttgtttttgtggggtttttttaaagcttaaatcTAGCAGTATTGAATGGCAGGCTATCTTACCTTGAAAATGTATCATCATGGCTACTGCAGTTCTTCATTTTAACAAacttgagaaggaaaagaaacaggtCTAATTATGTTACTCTATGGTAATGTTATTGCATAAATTAGTGTACATAATACAGCCAGTAAACAACattgaaaagaataaatgtGATGGGAAAGACTATTCTGGACCACTTGTCTATCGAGTTAACATCAGTCAAATCAGGGATTTTGACTTTGATCTGGGATGCCCTTCTTCGCAGGTGTCCTTTTTTATGAAGCCTGTGCCTGTCCAAAGTGGTCCTACTGCAGAGGTCTCTGCTGAAAGTGGCTCTTCTGTACTGCAGGTTGGCACTGTCATATGTGTGCGTGGTGGCTTGGGGATCACGGAGATTCATGAACACGTCTGAGCTGCTGATGTCATTTCGTATTTCAAATGGGCTAAGCAGCATGTTTCCATGGGGATCAACCTGTGTCAAGGAAGGAATGTGAATTAAGACAAGTTCCTCGGCCAGCCCAAGCTGTCTCCTAGATGAACAGGTACCATCTGGCTCCTGTCCAAGGAGCTAAGGTactcctggagctgcagtgacAATTGCATCTTGTATAGCATCAGCTGAAGTGAAAATACACTTTCCTGACTGGTGTGAAATTATCTGTTATCATCTAGATATCTTCCATTCTGACCCAATTCTTTGGTCTGGGACCTTTTCAGTTAGTTATCTCATCCCCCATAAAGTAAAACTTTTTCAATATGATTTAAAACTTTTATCATGGtcttcagaaaatgctgaattttaatGTCTGGTGACCTGAAACTCTTAAGATTTCATGTActcagagttaaaaaaaataaatgttgctgtCTCTGTCAATTTTATACGGTTTTAATGCTGTAGGTTAATTTCAAAGTGTTGTAACAATGGATTCATCATCTGAAGAACATTATAGATATATGTGCATTTTATCAGTTATTGTAATATGCCTGTGATGAGAATTAGTTTTGAAGAATCACTGTATCACAGAGATTAATTTCCCTGCTTGCCACACCATACCTGCTCACATGCAGATAGAATAATAATCCATTTTACTCAATGAACCTCACATTAATTTGCATGTTTATATGTTAGTTAGTCAGGGCACTGCTTTAGGTACCTGAGCAAACAACTGGACACTGCAACTAGTATGTGCATGTCTGGCACAaacaatataaatataaatacacatatacatataaatattttatataattgcatttttatttcttattattgtTAGCTATTAATGGCTGCATTACTACAAAGTATTTACCTTTTTGCTCATCTTTACTTTTCTACGTTTGTAGTAAAACctcttttaggaaaaaaattggtGTTTCCAGGATGACTCCCAACTCCTCCATAAAGAGGCTTCagtatcaattttttttttttttggtaaactGTGGCATTGGACCTACCTCAAAAATATATTACAATCCATACCATGGCTGTCTGGGGATGCCAGACAAATTACCTTATTGACAATATTATATTATTACCTTATTGACAATATCTAGTCTTGTGAAGCACCAGTGATACTCAATGCTTTGTTTGAATCCTGAACTTTACATTTTTAGCAAAACATAGCAGATCTAGGAAATGATATCTTAATCTACAGCAGGTTTGAAGTGTGTTCAAGAAAAAATCTCCAAGCAGAGCACATGGGGAAAGCCAGTCTCTCAAAGCTGTCGCAGAGGGAAGTTGGAAGCCAGAGAGAACTGGTTCCACCTGGCAGAGTGGAAGATGTTCCTTCCCATTGCTAGAAGGAGAAAATGTTGCATGCTGAGTGCTGCATATTTATACTGTGCTAGCCTAAGCACTTCCtaccagaaaacaaagaagtcaagagttattttaatgaaagccACCCAGGAGAGCTGTGGGAAAAAATGTCTTCTAAATGGCGTAAAAAGTCACCACAAATAGAAAATGCTCTATTCAGGTTTAGCAACTGATTCTGTAAACACTGAAACAAGCATTCAGTGGAAACAGCTGAGTTCCCATCACTGTTTTGGTGGGAAAAGCTCACATATTCTGGGTTAGAGAAGTTAGTTGGTCAGAAACCAGCATGGTGTTTGCAATCATTACTTGGGATATGGGCTACCCAGGTTATACTTTTTAGGTAAATTCTTCAGGTTTTAGCAGAAGGAAGATCTAAGCTAGGATATTCTACTCTCCAAAGGATTGCCATAATTATGGGACTATTCATTACTCATAAGTTCTGATGTTTTGATGTTTTCCATGGATAAAGTAATAATGTCAGAGTTGTCTCCATGTaaagagagtattttttttaattctcaaaaGTTTTGATAGGTGAAtcttttcttcccagttttACGAAGTAGCTCTTTGAGCTGTCTTTGATTATGTAATCTCTTGTTTAAGCTAATTGACTTTAATGCTATAATAGTAGTAACAGTACTGCAAGTATCATTAAGCAGTTAATGTGGCTTCTGTTTTGTGAAGACAATTCATAACTGCCTACAATCGACAGTGATTGATAGGGATGTTTCTTAAACTAATTTGCCCTGGCAGTTTATTATAAGCCAAGCACCCTATAAATTCCTGCTTTAAGTGTTATGAATGAACgtgttatatttttaaaacagttttatttaaatcatTTTAGGCAGGATTATTTGAATAAGTCTTGAAGCATTTCAGCCTTTGAATTGCAGTCTTTGCAATTCAGAGCAAAGGGCCTTACAATGATCTTGGATAAATTAGCTCAGAGAAGTAAAAAGCTCTTCTTATGTACCTTGATCAAATTCTTTGCTTGTGCAACATGAAGCTGGACTAACAGTTAATTTCCCACATTGTAACGATTATTCATATCACAATTGCCTCGGGAAACCAAAGTGGTTGCATGCATATTTTCTTGCTTGGTGGTTTATTTATCCATAATTATGGTGGTTTTGTCAGTGACATCTAGCTTTGACAAATGCACGAGGAGATATAAACAGTCTTCATGCTTTATTCAGAGAAATAGAAAGCTTGTttactacaatttttttttcatactaaaaattaaaattgcagaAATTGTTAAACTGGGGTTGCTTTATTTTCACCTTTCTCAGTCTGTAGAGCAAGGAACAGCCACATATGAAACAGCAGTATGGTTTCATTTTCCATCTGGTCTTGTCTATACCATGCTAATATTGCAGTTAGTTTGCTGAGTGTTGCTCACATGTCTAACACTTTTGTTATCCAGTGAAGGAATTCTAATTCTTTTAGTCATGGGAGTTGTATGTTAGATGGGAATGAGCAATATCTTCACCTGGCACAAGGAGAGGAAGCACTGTTACATGTCTTCTATTGATTATAGGTCCCTGCATGGATAAGTGGTATGGGTTAAGAggataagggaaaaaaaaaaaaaaaaaagctatagcTGTATATAATTACAGCTGTACTTCTTTTGTGCTCCAAAATAACTTTCATTGCTCTGGTACAGACATCATAAGACCATCAAAAAATCTCAAAACATGGTGGAGAGAGGCTGGAAGCTATCTTCATGTGATCACATAATCTTGCTGTGTCCCACTGCTCCAATCATGTTCATTCTTCCTGCCAAAGACAGAAATAAGGCTGTTGGACATTAGTATTTCCATGCTGAGTAAAATGAATGGTCACAAGGACTCATATCAATGCATCTCCAGTGGGATAACAAAATCCATTGATATCCATTCACATGTGTGTTtctatatgtgtatatatatatatgtgtgtgtgtgtatataaaatCACAAACCTGCACTGTGCAGGCAGAAATCAGTCTGTTCTCTTTAATCATTATCAGTCTCAGAATGGAATTGCTGTCTAAAGTGTAAACACAAAAACTCTGGTACAAAGCAagtatttcttccattttctgtcagaaaaatGCTGGTGTCTAAATATGATGCTTTGCAAAGTTCAAGTGTGATTGTAAATACTTTCCATCCCATTCTGAGTTCTCAACTCCATGTAATCTTTGCTAGTGCAACATTTAGACAAAAGCTTTTAGTCAAGAATTAGGGCTTTTTGTTAATCACACTCTCCAAGCATGGAGAAAAAGAGCTTACCTGCACCCTTATCCTTTATGCTTTCTCATCCTTTACTCAGTTCAGTGCACTGGGGCCCCTGTAGTCAAGGACAACCTCTGAAGAAGTGTTGCTTCCCTCTTCATCATGAATCCTTGTGTTTCTCACTTAGGCTGGATTATCTCAGGAGCTGTTGACATGGCTGGTCAGTATTTgtgggttttgctgttttttcccccttccttaTCATCCGTAGAAATGGAGAGATAGTGTGCACAACAATCTGCAATGGGGTAGCTTATGTTTGCAAGCACTCAGTGATGCTAAATGAAACTTTTCCTGTTGAAAAAATGTCCATAATATTACTTCCTGGAGTTTGTCTGGCTTGCATCTTATGAGGGGGTAGCTGTGGTCTGCTTGAATTTAGCCTGCAGGAAAAATCCTGACATCTGTGAAAGCTGTTAAACCTAGGAGCACTCTCCTCACTGGTGTGGGCTTCATTGCTTGCTGAAGCAACAGTGTCTGTCtttgctttctattttatttttttttttgtgaagttgCTGTGTGTAAAGAGGAACTATGTAGCAACCATTTCTTCTTTACCACCTTCTATATCAAAGAAATACACAGTAGAAATGGTAAATATTTAACTTCCTTGCACCCCTTATACTTCTTCTGTGCTGCAAATAAATGTTTGCTCTGAAtattcatttgcattttctgtagTTTCTTACTCTGTTTTGGGTTGAAGATAGAGCAAACCATATATTGCTGTAATATGATTTTTGTCTGGACAATCTTAAATACTTTTGCATAAATGTTCAAACTGTGTTTATCATCATACACATCAACATTGTCACAACAGAAATAATGTTTGAAAAGTTAGCTTTAACATTTTACCTGGACTCTATTTGTTTCCAGTCTGCTCTTCTTGCCTGTAGcatgtcctgccctgcctgctgcctttttctgaCTTTGGGGTCCTTTCCCAAAGAATATGTAGTTTACAAAGGCATATTCCAGCAAGGCCAGGAACACGAACACAAAGCATCCTATCAAGTAAATATCTATTGCCTTGACATAGGGAATCTTTGGCAAGGTCTCCCTGAGGTGGGTGCTGATGGTGGTCATGGTCAGCACAGTTGTGATTcctgcaaaaggaagaaaaagacattgGCTAACACTACAGAGAAGGAAATCTGAGCATGAAAGGTGTAACGGCAGCATTGCCCAGCTACTCATGCCACTTCTCCTGCAGATGGCTTAATTTTGTGACCAGATTCTTAACAGTCAATGGAATGTGTTTTGCAGGACTGGAAAGGAAGATATCCAGCCTGCTGACAGCACCTTCCTTGGCTTTCCATGCAATGGAAGGGGGTGAACGAAATAGCCTTCAAAAGCCCAGGCTGTCTTGGTACATCTTGCCTTAATTTTTATAATAACTCTTCTAGGAAATGTGGTGTTAGTTGACCTGGACAGCAAAGAGTTGATCACTGTTCTTTCTATGTGATGAAATGATTCTCACTTTATTTACAGCAGTATCCCTGCTTGACTCCACAAGGTGGCTTGCATTGCTTTGAGGAACTGGAATAACTAGCTTTTGGCTGAAAACAGAGGAttgaaaggaggaagggaagcttTGTGATAAAAATATGATGTTTGGTGAATAGAAAGTGATATATATGTCTGCAAGTAAAGCATTTCCATTTCATTGTGTTAGCCagcacttgatttttttttcacttttttgttttactggatgaaatcactttttaatctgctttaaTCACAGGTCATTAATGCATCTAGATAATAGCTCTAGGCACAGGTATAATGAGTTGAATTTACAAAGAGATGGGACAAAACAGAGGTGGAACTAAATGGCTTTCTGGTATTAGCATTTGAAAAGCCTATCTGCCTAAAGCACAGATGGTGGCAGAAGATCTTGGTTCTCATGGAAAGTTGTAGGAAGAAACATGGTACTGGAAATAACCAACTAAGAAGGCAGAACAGACTTATTTGGTTTAAGCTGGTATATCTCCACTGATGTCGGCATGACCTGGTATATTCATTCCAGCCACGCATTTGGACTGAGAGGATGTTTTTAACATCAATGAAATTATGATGCAGTACAGTGTAGATACTCTTAGATACACTTAGACCTTTATACTTCCATTTGGAAGCAAGATATATTAGGCCTGATCCAAAGACCATTATGGCAACTGGAAGTCAGTCAGGATCCCAGCCTAATTGCAGAGGAAGAGCTTCAGATGTAAGCAAGGTGACACCTGCCTGCCTTTCTGGCCATGTGCAAGTTCACAGTTAATGCTGCCACAATCAGCTGTGAGGATTTGGTGCTACCGGGTTCAAAGGCAACAAGTATCTATGTAGTACAGTgactttaaaaagaagttacCTAGAGCAACTCTGGCTGCAGAGGCATCATAATTGATCCAAAAAGATACCCACGACAGAATTGTGATCAGTGTGGAAGGCATATAGGTTTGCAAAATGAAGTATCCAATATTTCTTTTAAGCCGGAAGCTTAGTGATAATCGAGGATATGCTcctggaagaaagaaatcatATAATGACTAATACCTAATGCCTAATGTCAGTTAGACACTGATATTTCTGGGTTGGGAAAGAGTGGGGAGCTTTTTAACAAGCCACTGCTTACCTGTTGTAAATTCCACTCTCTTTGATACCATCTTGTAATCAACAATAGAAAATTGTGGGAGCTCAATGTTATTAACTCCCGTTACTGCTGACTCTCCTCCATTCCAGTAAAATTCAATATCATCAGTAGTGTATCCATCTGAAACAGAGGCATAATTTGAttatagatttttctttttgttttattacttGGCTTAAATAGTTGCGGTTGAAGTGGAAGGAGCTGCTGTTAATCAGGAATTCAGCCTTCTGTTGTGTGATGTTTCCATTATAGAAGCCACATAGCCTCCTCTGTAACCAGAGGGAGCTTCTGGGTGGGGAAAGggggaagacagagaaagagcaCAGAATTTAGGATTAAATATAAGCTTTTAGCTAGCTCTAATATCACTACTTGTTATTCAGGCTTGAGATGCTCAATTTACCAACAGGCTGATATAACAACAGTGAAACTTTTAAACTTTCCAGAAGGAGTTCTGACAGTAAAACCAGGTTCAGTTCCCAGCTTTGCATTTGATCTTCCATGCACTCTGTGACAAAATAAAGAGTTTGGAGTCAGTGAAGGCAAAGATGTTGGGAATGTATCCTTTCATATGGACTAGTGATGCAATTTCTAGCCAGGGAAACTAGACCAGAGGTGTCTTTTCCTATGACAGTGCCTTGTAATAGCCTCCTTTCTGGAATGCTGGCCACATGCAGAGCAGGTCCATAGTTTCCCTGGTAACAGTCAGAGAAGCTCTCATAACTTGCTGCAGGGCTCAAAGAACTGCTTGGAAAGTCAGTGGTTATTGAACAGGTATCTTTTGATGCAAACACACGGTGATGGGTGAACAAGGTGAAGTGTTCACATACCTTATTTGTGAGCTGCTCAGTGCCAAGATTTGCTAACTCTCTGAATTGCGCCCGACACCACAACCAACCTGTGCAATATAGATCCCTGCTGTTTGCTTAAAACTTCTGTGCTTCCCATTACTTAtgctaatttcttttttcaaacaaaCCACCTCAGGGCTGTCATACAGGGCTCTCCATGGCTGTTTTTCATTCTTCCCAGGTATAAGTGAAgagcttttaatttcaaaaggtTAAGGCAGCTGTTTGGTAGTGGGAATTCAATAGCTGCTTTAAAGGCATTGCACAGAAACCACGGGGCCAAGATGAGCCATATGTAGGGTGTAATACAGCACGAGTGAAGGAGGAAATGAAGACTAAGTCTGTATTGAAAACCAAGACTAAGATTGTCAGGGAGAGTGTTAATTTTCTTGCAAATCTAAATTATAAAAATTCTCTCTTGAATGTTttccctctttaaaaaaagaggcagcaaaacagaggaaatGGTAACCTGTCATACTGAAAGGATCAACTTTTCAGTTGACTGCAAAATCAACCGGTTTAGATGTGAGAATCCTGGATTCTGCTTTagaatttggaagaaaaatcgTGAACCTGatctttctgctctgtgctgtcaTTGGCTGAGGTCCCTTTCACACTCCTCCCTCCAGTTTTGCTCCAATTGTGCCACTTCCTCATCCAGTGCACGTTGGGACCCAGGGTACAGAGAGGAACCATCTCCAGTTCTCAGCAAGTCCCGACTTCTTTTGCTGTCTCGTTAAGCAATCTCCTCCAGTCCCTCTACAGTTCCTCTGCCTTCTTGACAAAAGAGAGAATAGTTTGAAAAGCTTGCTGAAGATAAAATTCCCTTCCTGAAAGGTGCATTACGGTACATTTAGTTGTTTAAACCATAATGGTACCAAATAAACACCTGGGATATCACAGAGCagatttcaaaaagaaaacgGGCACGCCTTCCTACAGAAGGATTGCACCATGTTTTTGGTACAGTGTGTGGCGGCTCTGCACCTTCACAAAAATGTATTATGGGAGTTTCATAATGTAGGCAAATGTGATTTCCACTAGTCTTGGGAAGGTTTCTATGACTTTGGCTACTAAATGAAAAGTAGACTTGCAAGatctcaacaccttcttcacctctgtctttaccagtgctgttggATCCCAGTCCATAGGAGCAAAAgtccaggttgatgcagacacCCACCCTctgtcagtgaaggaagagttggtgtgtcaactgttacaggagcttgacctgTACAAATCGATGGGCCCAGATGCCATCCACCCTAGGATGCTGGGAGAACTGGCTGGTGTCATTGCAAAGCCcctctccataatctttgagaagtcatggagatCAGAAGATGTCCCTGAGGATGGCAGGACGGCTAATGCCACtcccatctataagaagggtccaaaggaggacccaggtaattatagATCCATTAGTCTCACTTCAGTCCATGGGAAaatcatggagcaaatcctcctggggactgtcacaagtcaaCTGGAGcacatgattgggaaaagccaacatggatttaccaggggctaatcgtgcttgacaaacctgatcaccttgTACAACTAAGTAACCCGCTCAGTTAATGCAGGGCGAGtggtggacattgtctacctgcacttctccaaggcttttgatacagtccccCACAGCCCTCTCCTGCAGAAACGGACTCGTTACAGCtttgacaagtggtctgtgtggtgggtgaggaactggctgacagactgtacccagagggtgatagtaaatagttcctccgCAAACTGGCACAAGTGGGGTGATCCCCAGGGattgatattgggcccaatgctgtttaacatctttgtaaATGACCTGCATATTGGGATCTAGAGC
Protein-coding sequences here:
- the GABRB1 gene encoding gamma-aminobutyric acid receptor subunit beta-1 isoform X3, which codes for MSYVKATVDRLLQGYDIRLRPDFGGPPVDVGMRIEIASIDVVSEVNMDYTLTMYFQQSWRDKRLSYSGIPLNLTLDNRVADQLWVPDTYFLNDKKSFVHGVTVKNQMIRLHPDGTVLYGLRITTTAACMMDLRRYPLDEQNCTLEIESYGYTTDDIEFYWNGGESAVTGVNNIELPQFSIVDYKMVSKRVEFTTGAYPRLSLSFRLKRNIGYFILQTYMPSTLITILSWVSFWINYDASAARVALGITTVLTMTTISTHLRETLPKIPYVKAIDIYLIGCFVFVFLALLEYAFVNYIFFGKGPQSQKKAAGRAGHATGKKSRLETNRVQEKFHLASLSACKHKLPHCRLLCTLSLHFYG
- the GABRB1 gene encoding gamma-aminobutyric acid receptor subunit beta-1 isoform X1, whose translation is MIEDIGCKSIPTAVKRISALIAKSNIGSQYSNDDHFQHAALIINSILFLAVLWAIKTIVITAMQTPARSLLLSDYTLTMYFQQSWRDKRLSYSGIPLNLTLDNRVADQLWVPDTYFLNDKKSFVHGVTVKNQMIRLHPDGTVLYGLRITTTAACMMDLRRYPLDEQNCTLEIESYGYTTDDIEFYWNGGESAVTGVNNIELPQFSIVDYKMVSKRVEFTTGAYPRLSLSFRLKRNIGYFILQTYMPSTLITILSWVSFWINYDASAARVALGITTVLTMTTISTHLRETLPKIPYVKAIDIYLIGCFVFVFLALLEYAFVNYIFFGKGPQSQKKAAGRAGHATGKKSRLETNRVQEKFHLASLSACKHKLPHCRLLCTLSLHFYG
- the GABRB1 gene encoding gamma-aminobutyric acid receptor subunit beta-1 isoform X2, whose translation is MIEDIGCKSIPTAVKRISALIAKSNIGSQYSNDDHFQHAALIINSILFLAVLWAIKTIVITAMQTPARSLLLSDYTLTMYFQQSWRDKRLSYSGIPLNLTLDNRVADQLWVPDTYFLNDKKSFVHGVTVKNQMIRLHPDGTVLYGLRITTTAACMMDLRRYPLDEQNCTLEIESYGYTTDDIEFYWNGGESAVTGVNNIELPQFSIVDYKMVSKRVEFTTGAYPRLSLSFRLKRNIGYFILQTYMPSTLITILSWVSFWINYDASAARVALGITTVLTMTTISTHLRETLPKIPYVKAIDIYLIGCFVFVFLALLEYAFVNYIFFGKGPQSQKKAAGRAGHATGKKSRLETNRVQEE
- the GABRB1 gene encoding gamma-aminobutyric acid receptor subunit beta-1 isoform X4, yielding MSYVKATVDRLLQGYDIRLRPDFGGPPVDVGMRIEIASIDVVSEVNMDYTLTMYFQQSWRDKRLSYSGIPLNLTLDNRVADQLWVPDTYFLNDKKSFVHGVTVKNQMIRLHPDGTVLYGLRITTTAACMMDLRRYPLDEQNCTLEIESYGYTTDDIEFYWNGGESAVTGVNNIELPQFSIVDYKMVSKRVEFTTGAYPRLSLSFRLKRNIGYFILQTYMPSTLITILSWVSFWINYDASAARVALGITTVLTMTTISTHLRETLPKIPYVKAIDIYLIGCFVFVFLALLEYAFVNYIFFGKGPQSQKKAAGRAGHATGKKSRLETNRVQELVLIHIPSLTQVDPHGNMLLSPFEIRNDISSSDVFMNLRDPQATTHTYDSANLQYRRATFSRDLCSRTTLDRHRLHKKGHLRRRASQIKVKIPDLTDVNSIDKWSRIVFPITFILFNVVYWLYYVH